In uncultured Bacteroides sp., the following proteins share a genomic window:
- a CDS encoding PhzF family isomerase, with product MKKLIVYQIDSFTKEKFKGNPAGVVVNADGLNDSQMQMIARELNNSETAFLSQSDSTDYDGIIRYFTPTNEVPICGHATIAAMYAKALEENLDSRVLKIKTNVGILPFEIIKNEDDYQIIMTQGEFSLSETFDEATSGRMVKALGLEEKDLNNNCPVQIASTGHSKVMIGINSRQKLNQLKPDFNELANLSSDIKCNGYFVFTFDSDDKNVLTYGRMFAPAIGINEDPVTGNANGPLGGYLIQNKIIEVADDCFEFNCCQGEAINRLGVVSVRVTIENNKPALIQIKGDAVVVFKTEITV from the coding sequence ATGAAAAAGCTAATAGTATATCAGATTGATTCTTTTACAAAAGAAAAGTTTAAAGGCAATCCAGCCGGAGTAGTTGTTAATGCTGATGGGTTGAATGACAGTCAGATGCAAATGATTGCGCGAGAACTAAACAATTCTGAAACAGCATTCCTCTCTCAGTCGGACAGTACAGACTATGATGGAATAATACGATACTTTACTCCTACAAACGAAGTGCCTATCTGTGGGCACGCAACAATTGCAGCAATGTATGCAAAAGCACTAGAGGAAAATTTAGATTCTCGTGTATTAAAGATTAAAACCAATGTAGGCATTCTCCCTTTTGAAATAATAAAGAATGAGGATGATTACCAGATAATAATGACTCAGGGAGAGTTTAGTCTTAGTGAAACCTTTGATGAGGCTACATCTGGAAGAATGGTTAAAGCGTTGGGACTTGAAGAAAAGGACTTAAACAATAATTGCCCTGTTCAGATAGCATCAACCGGTCATTCAAAGGTCATGATTGGAATAAACAGTCGACAAAAGCTAAATCAACTAAAACCTGACTTTAATGAATTGGCAAATCTGAGTTCAGATATAAAATGCAATGGATATTTTGTATTTACCTTTGATTCAGATGACAAGAATGTGTTAACTTATGGGCGAATGTTTGCTCCTGCTATTGGAATAAATGAAGATCCGGTGACCGGTAATGCAAATGGTCCGCTAGGAGGGTATCTGATTCAAAACAAAATAATAGAAGTAGCTGATGATTGTTTTGAATTTAATTGCTGTCAGGGAGAGGCAATAAACAGACTTGGAGTTGTTTCTGTCCGCGTTACGATTGAAAATAATAAACCAGCTTTGATTCAGATAAAAGGAGATGCAGTAGTTGTTTTTAAGACAGAAATTACAGTTTAG
- a CDS encoding NAD(P)H-dependent oxidoreductase — protein sequence MSLLENLQWRYATKKYDPTKKVSQEDVDKIVEAARMAPTSSGLQQFRVIVITNQELKNKIVPIAMDQQIVADCSHLLVFAAWDRYTEERINNIYNYTTDQRGLPRGRFKSYTDKLRALYLSQTAEENFVHTARQAYIGLGLSIAEAAELKVDCTPMEGFVGQELDELLDLKSKGLKSVLLLPLGYRDTENDWLVSMKKVRNPKDKFVINY from the coding sequence ATGTCATTATTAGAAAATTTACAATGGCGATATGCCACTAAAAAGTATGATCCAACTAAGAAGGTTTCTCAGGAGGATGTAGATAAAATAGTAGAAGCAGCCCGCATGGCACCCACTTCTTCTGGATTACAGCAATTTAGAGTGATTGTAATAACCAATCAGGAACTTAAAAATAAAATAGTACCAATAGCAATGGACCAGCAGATTGTTGCCGATTGCTCTCATTTGCTTGTGTTTGCAGCATGGGACCGCTATACTGAAGAGCGTATTAATAATATTTATAATTATACAACAGACCAGAGAGGTTTGCCGAGAGGACGATTTAAATCATATACAGATAAACTGAGAGCTCTTTATTTATCACAAACAGCTGAAGAGAATTTTGTGCACACAGCAAGACAAGCTTATATTGGTTTGGGACTATCCATAGCTGAGGCAGCTGAATTGAAAGTGGATTGCACACCAATGGAAGGCTTTGTAGGTCAGGAATTGGATGAATTGCTTGATCTGAAATCAAAAGGATTGAAGAGTGTTTTATTACTTCCTTTAGGCTATCGTGATACAGAGAACGATTGGCTTGTAAGTATGAAGAAGGTAAGAAACCCCAAAGATAAGTTTGTTATCAATTATTAA
- the pelA gene encoding pectate lyase has protein sequence MSYTLMLLRRTLIASIIILCANNLLAQTNVQDQKFPSISLNPFSDSSRHWYGIRDDHNIINPSLNQPKYKESEITNIADNILLYQRDNGGWPKNYDVQAILTPQQADSLIKTKNMIHTTFDNSTTYTHVDYLAQVYTITHIEKYKNACEKGILFILSAQYPNGGWPQYYPLEKGYSRHITFNDGAYIGVMEVLRKIVNNDANYSFIDNKLRKKIEIAYQKGIDCILKTQIVDKGRLTVWCQQHDEVTLKPAWARAFEPPCICNGESVGVVLFLMDIKNPDQKIINSVQSAVKWFQESRILNTRVETIKATPEKSNWRTSTTDRVVVNDTLAPPIWTRYYELETERPMFSDRNGKILYSLSEVSRERRSGYGWYTYAPQDVLKKYPKWQKKWASNENILEK, from the coding sequence ATGTCATACACCCTAATGTTATTAAGAAGAACACTAATTGCCAGTATAATAATACTTTGCGCCAATAACTTACTTGCACAAACAAACGTTCAGGATCAAAAGTTTCCCTCTATCAGTTTAAATCCCTTCTCCGACAGTTCAAGGCACTGGTACGGAATACGCGATGATCACAATATCATCAATCCATCGCTCAACCAGCCTAAGTACAAAGAATCTGAAATAACCAATATTGCCGATAATATACTTCTTTATCAACGAGATAATGGTGGATGGCCTAAGAATTATGATGTGCAGGCAATACTTACTCCTCAGCAGGCCGATAGTCTGATAAAGACTAAAAACATGATTCATACCACTTTCGACAACTCCACAACCTATACTCACGTTGACTATTTGGCTCAGGTATATACAATTACTCATATTGAGAAATATAAAAATGCTTGTGAAAAAGGAATCCTATTTATTCTTTCTGCTCAATATCCAAATGGAGGATGGCCGCAATACTATCCTCTGGAAAAAGGATATAGCAGGCACATCACGTTCAATGATGGAGCGTATATCGGAGTTATGGAAGTATTGAGAAAGATAGTCAATAACGATGCAAACTACTCTTTCATTGATAATAAGTTACGGAAGAAAATTGAGATTGCTTACCAGAAAGGTATTGATTGCATTCTGAAAACACAGATAGTCGATAAAGGAAGACTTACCGTATGGTGCCAGCAACATGACGAAGTTACTTTAAAGCCAGCATGGGCAAGAGCATTTGAACCGCCATGTATTTGCAACGGAGAAAGTGTAGGTGTTGTATTGTTTCTGATGGATATAAAAAATCCAGATCAGAAAATTATCAATTCTGTACAATCTGCGGTAAAATGGTTCCAGGAATCCAGGATTCTGAATACCCGGGTAGAAACTATAAAAGCTACTCCTGAAAAATCTAATTGGAGAACAAGCACCACCGACAGAGTTGTTGTAAATGATACTCTGGCTCCTCCCATCTGGACTCGTTACTATGAACTGGAAACAGAAAGACCTATGTTTAGCGACAGAAACGGCAAGATTCTGTATTCATTATCTGAAGTGAGCCGTGAAAGACGAAGTGGGTATGGGTGGTACACTTATGCTCCACAGGACGTGCTGAAAAAATATCCTAAATGGCAGAAGAAATGGGCATCAAATGAAAATATATTAGAGAAGTAG